The nucleotide sequence atgaaaagaagaaatggaatacAAACGAGCAATTTGTATTAGCTTCTCAAGCGATTCGAGTATATTTTTGCTAATATCCAAGCTTGAGGCGTAACAAAAGCGATtggttggttgtaacaaaagtcAAACCAAGGTTCATAGTAGAGGTTCCACAATCTTTTAATAATCAAGAGGCGACCCTTCCACGTGAAGCGTTGCCTTACCAAGAGGATGACGTGGAACTACACGATATCGCAGTTGATGATGCCCAAATCCTTGAGACAGTGAATGATGGTGACCACGCTGATTTAAATGATGAGCCAGTTATGGAATCAGAATTTGATGAAGCTCCAGAGTTGAATGATGAGCAAGTTTTGAGATCTGATTCTGAAGATAAGTCTGAATCGTATGATGAGCAAGTCTTGCGATCAGACTCTGAATATGACTCTGAATCAGATGATGAACAAGTTCTTCAATTAGATTCTGATGACGACTTAGAATCTAATGACATAGATGTAGACTTATATGATAGTGATTAGAGgtgaattttatgatttaaatacttatgtttaattattaatgatattgattttgttaattgatttatttcattataggTACTAGTTCACCTCCCGTGCGATGCACgaaatttcatatatattaaatttatttaaaattagcaACCTCACAATCATAAATTCTATCTACAGTATAcaaatttcaagaactacacatttttcacaaactaaataactaatttaacatatgataaatataaatagtttatacaaaataataaataatatgacaacatataataaattagtaacataaataattaaaatataaaatataataaaattttcaaaaaaaacatgacaacatatgataaatataaatagcctatacaaatattaattttgtcaaaataacttaaataatttatttaaaataattcaattttacctaaataactaatttaacataacctacaaattaattatttttcaaaattaagtaataacttaaacatatataagatttgtattttttttgcatggttttgaaattaattaagggttttagagttttgaatagtggctttattgagagagaatgagaggtaatttataggaaataaaataaaaaattaaatttatttttttaaaaaaattacttggtaGTCGGTATTTGGcggtattacctgatatctcaagatttttgtcgatttaaaaaaaatcttatttttttgtaatttattttaattaaaattttatgttaatatttaaaaattaataatattgattatatCTTACCTCTTCATATACCAACATGTTTatacattctccaaacactatttaattatgaaaaaaaccatctacaggtttcaagaactacacgtttttcacaaacctatatttaattaatgatttataaaaatttcattttgggtaagaaaaaaataaataaaatataataaaatatcgaaatagaaagtggaaatgggcgggaaaaaattTTGACGGCATTTtcgttataatatatatatatatatagatgacatGTGTTAGAGGACGATATCGTGCAGGACGCAGTGATTCTAGACCTAACTCGTCTGGGTCTACTGCTGCTTCCACCTCATCTACTACAGCACCACATATTTCGGGGGATATTTCACTAGCCTCCCTCCCATCAGCATCTCATGTTGCTGCCCCTGCAGTTGCTTCTTCACCGACCCTTCCTGCAGAGTCACCAGTACATCCATCATCTCATTCGACTGCCAGTCATTTTACATCCGAACCATTACATGTTATAGAGTAAGATGGCGATgggtaactttaatttttttaattttttttacattatgacatgtattaatttttatactaatttttattatttgtatacaGGAGCATCTTTTGTCGTACAATAAATATCTCCCATATTATATCGACAATCTTCAAGAAACGTCTTCATAAGGAAGGTCATGTTTGGAAAGAAGTGCCTTCGGAGACAAAGGGCTTGTATTGGGATGAATTTGcggtattaaattcaaattaataatatatatatatatttcaactattaatgtagaaatgtttaaattatttaatcttttttttttttttacagaaaatttTTCAGTGGGATCCTGCAATTGATGCATTAGTGAGAAGAGAGTGGGCACAAAAAGCAGCGAAACGATATATCGACAACATTCGTAAGTGGCATGGCAATGGAAAATCGATCTTTGTGCTAGATGATGTTTGGGAAAGCTGGATGCAGAAATGGGAACAAGATGAAGCTTTCAAGAAACGGTCTGCACAAGCATCGCTGAACCGTTTGAGTGAGACAGGTGGCCTTGGGGCTGGTCCTCCCGCCATACTGGGGGTTCTATATTTTCAGCAGAGCATAAAAGACGAATGgtgagaaatttaatttatttaatttgttaatatttaattttttttattaatatggttaattttatatcatttttttttttagacacatGAGTTTAGGAGAGAGCCTACACTGATTGAATTGTTTGAACGAACTCATTCTAAAAAAACTGAGGAATGACAGATGGTGTACGTCGACAGACGTTCTTCGAGTATCGctgtaagttttttttaattgtaagtaatatcatttttataattaacataaactttaatattcataattgatttattttattttcttcattaaactGTTATAGGAAATGTATGGACAGTTGCTAGAGCAGGCAACTCAACCAAATGAAGGGTCTGAGGAGCCTCAGCAGCCAGATTGTGATCAGATATTCATCCAGGTTGTCGGGggggaaaataagaagaagaggatttatGGCACGGGATCTTTatcccaatcaaaattttctgacGTTGGCAGCTCATCCTCTGTCTCATCTGGTCTTAATGAAAATCCAGTTATACAATAAATGACAGAGAAATTAAAAGTGCAGTCGAAGCAGATAAATTCGCAGGCGGAGCAGATAAATTCACAAGCGGAGCAGATAAATTCACAAGCTCATGAGCTGAGCGATGTTTGACGACAGATGTTTGAGATGCGATTTTTTATTGAACAACTTACTGCATCTATTCGCGGTattgttcctttttcttcttcttcttcttctcagccACGATCGACTCATCAACCTGACTCACCTAATGTTGATGATgatttagataattaatttttgcagTTATTTTTATGTAACGATTGGTATGTAACAGACAATTATATTAGCATGTAATAGACAATTATTAGTATcttgtttgaatattaatttttatattataaatataaattttagaatttttatacaatttgtttaataaataattataaataaatttgaaaattaaaaaataaattaaaataaaattaaaaaatatataacttttagcgacagaaataaattgtgtcgctaaaatttaaaaaaaaaattaatagattgTGACggaattaaattttgaatatatttttttaatttttttaatttacttcaacgacgaaaaattccgtcgctataattaattgaataaaaattcaaaacaattcttagcaacggaatttttcgtcactataattaatttaaaaaaaattctaaaactacTAGTGATGGAAAATTCTGTCgctatattaattgaataaaaaattttaaactaatagcGATGGAAAATTTTCGTcgttataattaatttagttaaaaaatttaaaatattataaattccTTCTCgaaaattattctaataaaaaaattctaaaatatagtgacggaatattccgtcgctaattaaaaagaatttcttatttttttttaaaattgcgacggaattttccgtcgcaatatttttaagaaaaataaaaaaatcttattttttataaatattttaaatattttatttttttaaaataatagcaacggaatattccgtcgttaataaaagaaaaggatttcttatttttttttaaaaattgcgacggaatttttcgtcgcaatatttttaaaaaaaataaaaaaattctttttttattagcgacggaatattccgtctctatatttaaatattttattttttaaaataatagcgacagaatattccgttgctaataaaaaaataatttcttattttttttaaaaaaaattacgacggaatatttccgtcgcacttttaaaaaaaaaataaaaaattcttattttttcttagcgacagaaatattccgtcgctatattttaaatattttattttttaaaataatagtgacggaattttctgtcgctaataaaaaaataagaatttttttatttttttttttaaaatattgcaacgaaatttttcgtcgcaattttttaaaaaataaacttagcgacggaaatatttcCGTCACTAAGACGTCGCTAATATAGCGACGGATTcgtcgcaaaaaaaaattagcgacgcaGACTTTAGCGACTGAAAATGTCCGTCGCTAAAGACATTTTGCGACGGATttttggatttagcgacggaaatattccgtcgctaaatcccaaaattcttgTATTGGATGATATTGTTTGTGTTGGATTCAAGTTGACTATAGAAGAAGGAGAATAACAAGGACTCAAATAGGTACTAAATAGATCATTCAAACTGTAAGTGATAACCTTTTTTCTTATTCAACTTGACTTACACGCACTACCTTATATAAGGGATTACATACTTATTAACAAGAAAATCAACAAATACGTTTAACTACTTAACTAATCTCTTAGAAAACAGCAAGTGATCACTAGCTCCTTTCTGGTATAGGCCATGGACTTATTCAAACACCATCTGACTCAACAACTAGTTTGTTATCTCCAACACCTTTCTTCAAACTAGTTCTGCTTCCTCCACTTAACTTATGAATATCTCGTACCCCCAACATATCTCGTAGCTTAGAGAAACTCTTGAAGGACAAAGGCTTGGTGAATATATTAGCTACTTGCTCAAGTGTATGACAATGCTCCAATGTAACTGTTCCTTGCTTAACATGCTCTCTAATGAAGTGAAATTTGGTATCAATATGCTTACTTCTCCCATGTTGAATTGAGTTCTTAGCTAATTTTATTGCAGACATACTATCCACATAGATAACTGTTGAGTCCTATGGATGTTTGAGGGCAATGAGCAAGTTTTTCAGCCAAATGGCTTCACAAACTGTAGATGCTAAAGCCACGTATTCTGCATCACATGAGGATAAGGCTATAATACTTTGCTTATTTGACGTCCAAGAGAAGGCTGCTGATCCACCAAAAAATACATATCCAGTAGTACTCTTCCTCTCCAATGGATCTCTGCCCCACTCACTATCTGAGtatccaattaatttaaattttacaccACAGACATAATGCAATCCCATGGTCAGAGTTCCTTTCACATACCTCAGAATTCTTTTGGTTGCTTGCCAATGAGACTTCTTTGGTGCCTCCATATATCGACTCAAGAGACGTACTCCATATTCAATGTCTGGCCTCGTCATTGTGAGATATCTCAAACTTCCAATCAGCCTTTTGTATTGTGTTGCATCAACTTCTGCTCCATCTTCTTCTATGGATAACTGATGATTAGGCATCACTGGAGTAGTAACCACACCACAATTGCCCATCCCAAACTTTTCAAGAAGCTCTCGACTATACTTTTCTTGTGATAAAGATATTCCATTTGAATTTTGTTGCACTTGAATGCCCAGAAAATAGGTCATTAGACCATTGTTTGTCATGTCAAACTCCTAGAACATATCTTGTTTAAATTGTGTAAATAACCTTTCACTATTCCCTATAAATAGtagatcatcaacatacacacATAAGATCACAAACTCATTGTTACCTCATTCCTTGATATACACAGAATGCTCATATAGGCACTTTTCAAAGCCATTTGACAAAAGATAACTATCCATgtatgtaatacccaagaatttaAAAAGGACTCAGGAGTAATTTTCTTGagggcaaaaatggaatttcaGATAAATTGAGGGCATAAGgataatttattaccgtatgaatgaccgaatcgactgcagagagtgccctggagccgagatgccaaaggaaaatgatatagatTTGATAAGTAatttgaggcatgatttatggtatcgaaagaaatgaaATCGGAAacgattttcagtacaactaaaatgcagctaccatttaggctgcaaaatcaaatcattataGGAGACTTCCCGAAAGTTAATGGAAGCTTGAGAGGGCTTCGATTTTTTATAAGGAGCAACACTTtagtggtttcaagaagaaacgagagggtttaaggccaaaacgaagattcgggcctaagtacaGT is from Diospyros lotus cultivar Yz01 chromosome 2, ASM1463336v1, whole genome shotgun sequence and encodes:
- the LOC127794090 gene encoding secreted RxLR effector protein 161-like, coding for MTNNGLMTYFLGIQVQQNSNGISLSQEKYSRELLEKFGMGNCGVVTTPVMPNHQLSIEEDGAEVDATQYKRLIGSLRYLTMTRPDIEYGVRLLSRYMEAPKKSHWQATKRILRYVKGTLTMGLHYVCGVKFKLIGYSDSEWGRDPLERKSTTGYVFFGGSAAFSWTSNKQSIIALSSCDAEYVALASTVCEAIWLKNLLIALKHP
- the LOC127794086 gene encoding uncharacterized protein LOC127794086 gives rise to the protein MTCVRGRYRAGRSDSRPNSSGSTAASTSSTTAPHISGDISLASLPSASHVAAPAVASSPTLPAESPVHPSSHSTASHFTSEPLHVIESIFCRTINISHIISTIFKKRLHKEGHVWKEVPSETKGLYWDEFAKIFQWDPAIDALVRREWAQKAAKRYIDNIRKWHGNGKSIFVLDDVWESWMQKWEQDEAFKKRSAQASLNRLSETGGLGAGPPAILGVLYFQQSIKDEW